Within the Nitrospirota bacterium genome, the region CTGGTATTTCAGGCCTTTTTCACACGATCAAAGAACAAGCTTTTAACGCAATCGTAAATGTTCGGCAATGGGCCCGCCTGCCGTGGACTTATACCCCGTTTGCCCCTCAATTTGCCGCATGACTTCTTACGAGACCATCAATATTATTTCAACGGAGGATCCAATGAACTCACGTTATTTTTCTTTTTCATGTATTGTAACTTTTTTATTAGCTTTAAGTTATGGATGTGTTCCTGCAAAATATATTCAACTTAGTTCCGAAAATGCAAATAAAATTCACTCGTCAAAGGCCTACAGCGTAATAACTCAGGAAGAAATTATTCCTCAGGTAGATGAATCAAAGGTAGCTATGGCAATGGGTGGAGGTCTTCTCGCTGCCTTGGTCGATGTAGCTGTGGACAGTCACCGTAGCAAGAAGGCAGAGCAAGAAATAGCTCCACTTCGGCAGGTGATTTCCGATTATGATTTTAGGAAAGAATTCTGGTCCCAGCTTCAAGTTGAACTAAAAAGCTCCAAAAGGTTCACTATTGGCGAACTCGTAACTTCAACAAAGCCTTTGTCGGATGATGAACAGACGCTTTTGGCCAAAAATATTAGTGAAGATGCTTTGTTTACAGTTATTACAGACTATTCCTTATCTCCAGACTACCGCTCTCTTAATATCAACAGCTCAGTTAGCCTATGGTTAAAAGGAACGAAGGAAAAAATCTATTTGGAAAAACTTGTATATAATTCTCCCGCCATTGATTCTGAGCCAGGTGAACCGGCAATTACAAAGTGGAAGGCTAACAATGGCGAATTATATCGAACAACCCTTTATCAAGGAATCCAGGAAATAATAAAATTATTACATGCCAAGCTCTTGAGTTAGGATTGTTCGACATCTTCACGGTTTAAATTTATGAAGAAGATGAGAGATGGTTTTAAGCTGCTGTTCGCAATTTCAATATTTTTAGTAGTAGTTAGTTGCGCATCAACTCAGCCTATCTCCTTGAACTTGAAATTTGAAAAAACCAGTTCAAAAGAGGATCGATCAGAATCAAAACTTGCTCAATCTTGCGTTATTCATATCGAGGCAATCGTTGACGACCGTTCCAATAAGGATACGCTGGGAGTTTTAGGCAACGCACCTATTACTGGAGACCATATTGTTGATTGGGTTTCTCAGGGTTTAAGAGACCTTGAAGAGTACGGATTTCAGATTTCTGACAAGTTACCATCGAACGAAAAAACTGGTCGGGAATTATCGTCCAATATTTCTATTACACGTGTTCTTTTACACGAAAATTCGGTAAGAATATATGGAACGGTGATTCTTAGGACCAACTTGTGGTCCTCTAATCATAAATTTGAAGAACGTTTATATCGAGGAGATGATGATCGGTTGTTGTGGTATGGCAGTAAAGAAGAGCTCTTAACTGTTCTCAACGGTTCTCTCAAAAAGGCAATAAAAGACATTGCAAAAGATTTTGCTCAATCTTGTGAAACATTATAAAACTGTTTTGCTAATCAGAAAAAATAAAGGTGGAACCAGGGTTACCATTTATAGGACGGATTGGATGGCGGTAAACCTGTTGCTTACAGGAAGGAAAAACGCTGAATTTACTTACTAATACACTAACCCTATTTTTGAAGACACTTCATTTAATTTTTTATCAAGCGTCCAAAGAGGAACATTTGTCAATAAAGCTGAAGCAAGCAAGTGGATATCAATGTACCCTAAACCTTTTCCCATAAGGCTATAATTCTCAATGAATTGCATAACTTCTTCATGACTTGCCTTAACGGATTTAGGAATTGCCTGAAGGAGTGAAAGAATTTCATTTCTGTTTTTGAGAGTTCCGCAGGCGAGCTCCCCAACGATAAAGGGATGACAGAGGACGTCACCGTTGTTTAACAACGTTTCAAGCCCGGGAGTTCCGTTTCGCAGGTGTGTTACCCACACCGAAGTATCAATAAGAACCATATTCTATGTATTTACGGTTCTTCTGCGCGGTATCATTTTCAATTTCTTTTCGGTTCCCCCCAGTTCAACAAGTCTCTTGCCACTTTCCCGCGCAATCAATGCTTCCAGACCTAGCCTGACCAGAGAGGTTTTTTCCTTAATCCCAGTTAATTTTGATGCTTTGTCGAGTAGCTTATTCTCTATGTTCAAAGTAGTTCTCATTTTTTACCCCTTAAAGATGACTATATGTATAAGTATATCTTATTGATGCATATGTATCAACTGCTAAAACCCAAGACCAGCGATAGACTTCGCACCCACTTATTAATCATGTCATTGCGAGCACCGAAGGGTGCGTGGCAATCTTATCGTAAAGTCTTGAGATTGCTTCACTTTGTTCGCAATGACAGCTTTCTAACTCTGTTCTTTTCAAAATAGGGAGGACTGAATGTTACAGGAAGAATAACGGGATTTAAATAAGGTCCTTTAAGGGTTTAGTTCCATGACAGATTGCTACAATTTCGATGATTGGTCCATTGATTCTGTACACAATTCTATAATTTTTATAAATTTTTTCTCGAATGGTTTCATCTCCGTATTCTGGAACCATTCTTCCAGATTTAGAAAATTTGGGAAGGGATTTGATTATTGAAAATACTTTCTGGGCAAAAAAGGACGCAAAGAACCTTGAATCCTTAGCAATATAAATGCAAATATCCTCAAGGTTTGAAACAGCTCGTGGAGACCACCGGATTATTGTTTGAGCCATTTAGAAAATTTTTTTTCAACTTTTTCATGAGGAACGTTTTTTCCTTCATCTAGTTCCTTTAAGCCGGCATCGACCTGAAGCTTAAAATATAATTCTCCCATGACATCATCAACCGTCACATTATCCGGCATAGACCGGATCAATTTAATGACCTGCTGTTTTACACCTGCCATGTTGTTACCTCCATCAAATCATTGTTATTTCAAAATAATATATCATTTGACTCTAAAATACTACTAGACGAACGTTTTCGAGGTTTCTCTGATGAGAATCTCTGGAAAATAGCAGCCGCAGAAGCAGAAGATATATAATTGTAATTGACAGGATATCTAACTATATGTTACCTAGATATATAATAGCATAGGGATCGAAGAATGAAAACATCGGTTGAAATTGATAAAAAACTTTATCAGGACATTAAAGAAATTCTGGGAACGGAAACCTTGAAGGATACTATTCAGAAAAGCTTCGAGGAGGTTCTCCATCATAAGGCGTTGGAAGATTCTGTGCGCCTGTTGGGTAAAATTGATTTGGACCTTACTTTCGAGGCGCTCCAAAAACAACGACGAAAACGAAGGGTTTAATGTATCTAGTCGATACCTCATTATGGATCCAGGCGTTACGTCCTCGCGGAAATAAATCGATCCAGGAAAAACTGCGTCCCCTCATCTTGGCAAGAAGCGCGCATATAACCGATTGGATCATTTTGGAATTGATGACTGGAATTAAATCCGGGGAAGAACAAAAAAAATTAGAAGCCTTTCTCGCTCCCCTTCCTCGTTTAGCCATAGAAAGTTCTTGTTG harbors:
- a CDS encoding PIN domain-containing protein — encoded protein: MYLVDTSLWIQALRPRGNKSIQEKLRPLILARSAHITDWIILELMTGIKSGEEQKKLEAFLAPLPRLAIESSCWKIAWNLAVTLRKKGITPSAADSLIAAIAIKNEMSLLHIDQDFSGMAQHTKLKEVNWIEYLKKDTLSTE
- a CDS encoding type II toxin-antitoxin system VapB family antitoxin, with the protein product MRTTLNIENKLLDKASKLTGIKEKTSLVRLGLEALIARESGKRLVELGGTEKKLKMIPRRRTVNT
- a CDS encoding type II toxin-antitoxin system VapC family toxin, with the protein product MVLIDTSVWVTHLRNGTPGLETLLNNGDVLCHPFIVGELACGTLKNRNEILSLLQAIPKSVKASHEEVMQFIENYSLMGKGLGYIDIHLLASALLTNVPLWTLDKKLNEVSSKIGLVY
- a CDS encoding type II toxin-antitoxin system RelE/ParE family toxin; the protein is MAQTIIRWSPRAVSNLEDICIYIAKDSRFFASFFAQKVFSIIKSLPKFSKSGRMVPEYGDETIREKIYKNYRIVYRINGPIIEIVAICHGTKPLKDLI